A single region of the Streptomyces vilmorinianum genome encodes:
- a CDS encoding phosphatase PAP2 family protein — MSDDPHDPGPAKSAKHDKHDKPEKPGKPGKPRSRRAGLRLRNAVASVLTDLRAVDGAVYAAVAATPTPALDSGLRGLSGAADHSKISFGIAAALALRGGRFRRAAILGVGAVAVASASANVLGKRLVRRPRPDREAARVIVDRHVPMPTSASFPSGHTASAVAFATAVGVVLPPAAIPLGALACAVGYSRVHTGVHYPGDVAAGAVLGVASAATVLALDALPPR, encoded by the coding sequence ATGAGTGACGACCCGCACGACCCCGGGCCTGCGAAATCCGCCAAGCACGACAAGCACGACAAGCCCGAGAAGCCTGGGAAGCCTGGGAAGCCCAGGAGCCGGCGTGCCGGGCTCAGGCTGAGGAACGCCGTGGCCTCCGTCCTCACGGACCTTCGCGCCGTCGATGGTGCCGTGTACGCGGCGGTGGCGGCGACGCCCACTCCCGCGCTCGACTCGGGGCTGCGCGGCCTGTCGGGCGCGGCGGACCACTCCAAGATCTCGTTCGGGATCGCCGCCGCTCTGGCCCTGCGCGGGGGGAGGTTCCGGCGCGCGGCGATCCTCGGTGTCGGGGCGGTCGCCGTGGCCTCGGCCTCCGCGAACGTCCTGGGCAAGCGTCTGGTGCGCCGGCCGCGCCCGGACAGGGAGGCGGCCCGGGTGATCGTGGACCGTCATGTCCCGATGCCCACCTCCGCCTCCTTCCCCTCCGGGCACACCGCCTCTGCCGTCGCCTTCGCCACCGCGGTGGGTGTCGTCCTTCCTCCGGCGGCGATCCCTCTCGGGGCGCTGGCGTGCGCGGTGGGTTACTCCCGTGTCCACACCGGCGTGCACTATCCGGGCGATGTCGCGGCGGGCGCGGTCCTCGGCGTCGCGAGCGCGGCCACGGTCCTCGCTCTGGACGCCTTGCCGCCGCGGTGA
- a CDS encoding diacylglycerol kinase family protein — MTVSGSTSSAGARLWARCALLAAVAAVVVLLLAIGDGGLLMLVSGLAALVVSASGTWWMLSRRGPMRWVGALLMVGAPVGLIVLGLRRDLWVTALVALALWGAALVCARAALRGPSHAHSVRAVRRAPPGRPVVIMNPKSGDGKVERFGLAERAEELGARVILLDTSRRSDVTALAREAVSEGADLLGVAGGDGTQALVAAVAVEHDLPFLVVAAGTRNHFAMDLGLDRADPSRCLDALTDGEEIRVDLGWVAGRAFVNTVSFGVYAEVVERPEYRDAKAETALGAMPDLLGGSGSRLDAVADGTSLPSQQALLISNNPYGTGDPFGARRRARLDRGKLGVIGIRVDSAAEAADLALRGSMSSGLNVLTARRVEVTAPAETVPVAVDGEALTLRTPVTCTIRPRALRVLVPRHRPGAPAVAAPLRWRRVIALAFGREEAGPE, encoded by the coding sequence ATGACGGTGAGCGGTTCCACGTCCTCGGCAGGTGCCCGCCTGTGGGCGCGGTGCGCGCTGCTCGCTGCCGTGGCGGCGGTTGTCGTACTGCTCCTCGCCATCGGGGACGGCGGGCTGTTGATGCTCGTCAGCGGGCTCGCGGCGCTGGTCGTCTCCGCCTCAGGCACCTGGTGGATGCTGTCGCGCCGTGGGCCGATGCGGTGGGTGGGGGCGTTGCTCATGGTCGGTGCGCCCGTCGGCCTGATCGTGCTGGGGTTGCGGCGTGACCTGTGGGTGACGGCGCTCGTCGCGCTCGCTCTGTGGGGTGCGGCCCTGGTCTGTGCCCGGGCCGCTCTGCGCGGGCCGAGCCATGCGCACTCCGTGCGGGCGGTTCGCCGAGCGCCTCCCGGGCGGCCCGTCGTCATCATGAACCCGAAGTCCGGGGACGGGAAGGTCGAACGTTTCGGGCTGGCGGAGCGGGCCGAGGAGCTGGGTGCTCGGGTGATCCTGCTGGACACGTCGCGGCGGTCCGATGTCACCGCGCTCGCCCGCGAGGCCGTGTCCGAGGGCGCGGACCTGCTGGGGGTCGCGGGCGGCGACGGTACCCAGGCGCTCGTCGCCGCCGTGGCCGTCGAGCACGACCTGCCGTTCCTGGTGGTCGCCGCGGGGACCCGTAACCATTTCGCCATGGACCTCGGACTGGACCGTGCGGATCCGTCCCGCTGCCTCGACGCCCTGACCGACGGCGAGGAGATCCGCGTCGACCTCGGCTGGGTGGCGGGCCGGGCGTTCGTCAACACGGTGTCGTTCGGGGTGTACGCGGAGGTCGTGGAGCGCCCCGAGTACCGCGATGCCAAGGCGGAGACCGCGCTGGGCGCCATGCCCGATCTGCTCGGCGGGTCCGGATCACGCCTCGACGCGGTCGCCGACGGCACCTCGCTCCCTTCGCAGCAGGCGCTGCTGATCAGCAACAACCCGTACGGGACGGGGGATCCCTTCGGGGCGCGCCGCCGTGCCCGCCTCGACCGGGGGAAGCTGGGCGTCATCGGCATCCGTGTGGACAGTGCGGCCGAGGCGGCCGACCTCGCTCTGCGGGGATCGATGTCCAGCGGCCTCAACGTCCTCACGGCCCGCCGGGTCGAGGTCACCGCCCCCGCCGAGACCGTCCCCGTCGCGGTGGACGGCGAGGCTCTGACGTTGCGTACGCCGGTGACGTGCACCATCCGTCCGCGCGCTCTGCGGGTGCTCGTACCGCGGCACCGGCCCGGAGCGCCTGCGGTCGCCGCGCCACTGCGCTGGCGGCGGGTCATCGCACTCGCCTTCGGCCGCGAGGAGGCGGGGCCAGAGTGA